In Gambusia affinis linkage group LG06, SWU_Gaff_1.0, whole genome shotgun sequence, one DNA window encodes the following:
- the LOC122833197 gene encoding neurogranin-like isoform X2, which produces MDCHNEECSRPQEEEDILDIPLDDPEANRAAAKIQAGFRGHMTRKKMKPEDKTEGEEVSSTGDVLNSSQGGSETGRSGAVERDDTSVPEQ; this is translated from the exons ATGGACTGTCACAAT GAGGAGTGCAGCCGAccccaggaggaggaggacatcTTGGACATCCCCCTGGACGACCCCGAGGCCAACAGAGCCGCTGCCAAGATCCAGGCCGGCTTCCGCGGCCACATGACTCGTAAGAAGATGAAGCCAGAGGACAAAACCGAAGGGGAGGAGGTGAGCAGCACTGGGGATGTGCTCAACAGCAGCCAGGGGGGCTCAG agaCAGGAAGATCGGGGGCAGTAGAGAGAGACGACACATCTGTGCCGGAGCAGTGA
- the LOC122833068 gene encoding uncharacterized protein LOC122833068: MYHYTYGRKSVQVWRSNQKDREVAVQPTAGCKNTGYFMFEYKERRNKKKGTAMQVLVYLIILFLSVLKGSVISENAKAPTDYKMVRQGQSLMLNCTYNCSSGFVRGSWRTESDISPCNTTKSNGSLCTVSICLSNISTQDTAKNYSCYTEDTEDPTLTKTTVHTIFLRLQAQDNVPNWTSNPNTLLENTSLPTESGTSNRGQFNVMKVLAAVTVTVAMVLAALAVFLCVNRNKPIWKGRGERVVSTSCSSQSPNAVLLPVKGTLSTQSEKITLRIPPPDNDGDTEVPYADIMITVRGVSTPELTKVGYLGTGEWRGDEPRCHLQASRSADRLHVPQPREVSRKMSTNSEYAVITYA, encoded by the exons ATGTATCATTACACCTACGGCAGGAAGTCTGTCCAGGTGTGGAGGTCCAACCAGAAGGACAGGGAAGTGGCT GTGCAACCAACAGCAGGCTGCAAGAACACGGggtattttatgtttgaatatAAGGAAcgaagaaataagaaaaaaggaacGGCAATGCAGGTCTTAGTCTACTTGATCATACTCTTTCTTTCAGTTCTAAAAG GAAGTGTGATTTCTGAAAATGCAAAGGCACCCACTGATTACAAGATGGTAAGACAGGGGCAAAGTCTCATGCTGAACTGCACCTATAACTGCTCGTCTGGATTTGTCCGCGGCTCCTGGAGGACAGAGTCTGATATCTCTCCTTGTAACACAACTAAAAGTAATGGCAGCCTTTGCACTGTGTCCATCTGCCTATCAAACATTTCTACTCAAGACACAGCGAAGAACTACAGCTGCTACACAGAAGATACAGAGGACCCTACgctcacaaaaacaacagttcACACTATTTTCCTTCGACTTCAAG CTCAAGACAATGTCCCAAACTGGACAAGTAACCCAAACACTCTTCTTGAAAATA CATCGCTTCCTACTGAATCAGGGACTTCAAACAGAG GACAGTTTAATGTAATGAAGGTTTTGGCAGCGGTAACCGTCACAGTGGCCATGGTTCTTGCAGCTTTGGCCGTCTTCTTGTGCGTAAATCGCAACAAGCCAATCTGGAAGGGTAGAG GGGAGCGTGTTGTGTCCACATCATG CTCATCTCAATCTCCAAATGCAGTCCTCCTACCAGTAAAag GGACGCTATCAACACAGAGCGAGAAAATAACCTTACGAATTCCTCCGCCCG acAATGATGGGGACACAGAGGTTCCATATGCAGACATAATGATCACCGTCCGAGGGGTCAGTACACCCGAGCTCACTAAGGTTGGCTACTTAGGAACAGGAGAG TGGCGGGGAGATGAACCAAGATGCCACCTGCAGGCCTCGCGTTCAGCTGACAGACTGCATGTTCCCCAGCCCAGAGAGGTCAGCCGCAAGATGAGCACCAACTCTGAGTATGCGGTTATAACATATGCCTGA
- the LOC122833197 gene encoding neurogranin-like isoform X1, translating into MDCHNQEECSRPQEEEDILDIPLDDPEANRAAAKIQAGFRGHMTRKKMKPEDKTEGEEVSSTGDVLNSSQGGSETGRSGAVERDDTSVPEQ; encoded by the exons ATGGACTGTCACAAT CAGGAGGAGTGCAGCCGAccccaggaggaggaggacatcTTGGACATCCCCCTGGACGACCCCGAGGCCAACAGAGCCGCTGCCAAGATCCAGGCCGGCTTCCGCGGCCACATGACTCGTAAGAAGATGAAGCCAGAGGACAAAACCGAAGGGGAGGAGGTGAGCAGCACTGGGGATGTGCTCAACAGCAGCCAGGGGGGCTCAG agaCAGGAAGATCGGGGGCAGTAGAGAGAGACGACACATCTGTGCCGGAGCAGTGA
- the LOC122833197 gene encoding neurogranin-like isoform X3, with translation MDCHNEECSRPQEEEDILDIPLDDPEANRAAAKIQAGFRGHMTRKKMKPEDKTEGEERQEDRGQ, from the exons ATGGACTGTCACAAT GAGGAGTGCAGCCGAccccaggaggaggaggacatcTTGGACATCCCCCTGGACGACCCCGAGGCCAACAGAGCCGCTGCCAAGATCCAGGCCGGCTTCCGCGGCCACATGACTCGTAAGAAGATGAAGCCAGAGGACAAAACCGAAGGGGAGGAG agaCAGGAAGATCGGGGGCAGTAG
- the LOC122833196 gene encoding sperm surface protein Sp17-like produces MSVPFSNTHLRVPRGFGALLEGLSREVLRDQPDNIPAYAAQYFDKLLKEREESGMDPSEWAARLEDRFYNNHAFKGTETVSHANETATEEADVSK; encoded by the exons ATGTCAGTGCCTTTTTCCAACACTCACCTGAGGGTACCTCGGGGGTTTGGGGCCCTCTTAGAGGGACTGAGCCGAGAGGTTCTCCGGGACCAGCCGGACAACATCCCTGCATATGCAGCGCAGTATTTTGACAAACttctgaaagaaagagaag AAAGTGGGATGGACCCTTCTGAGTGGGCAGCCAGGCTGGAAGACAGGTTCTACAATAACCATGCTTTCAAGGGTACAGAG actgtTAGTCATGCAAACGAAACAGCAACAGAGGAGGCCGACGTTTCCAAGTGA